One genomic window of Oncorhynchus clarkii lewisi isolate Uvic-CL-2024 chromosome 5, UVic_Ocla_1.0, whole genome shotgun sequence includes the following:
- the LOC139410218 gene encoding regulator of G-protein signaling 21-like isoform X1, producing MSADLQDEQTLLFRDIVIICIHYQLFPSSLSHVRWSDIRRRGMYRKLFCCFCRAPKPPIDEVVSWRQSLKKLQESKTGQLAFREFLRTEYSEENILFWLACEEYKTITTSNEIAIAAKRIYAEFVHVDAPRQINIDCGTRQEITNSMSQPTLSCFDKAQRLIYKLMKKDCYPRFLKSEIYQGLLEPSEAR from the exons ATGAGTGCTGATCTTCAGGACGAACAAACTCTGCTTTTCAGGGATATTGTAATCATATGCATACATT ATCAGCTGTTTCCGTCATCACTCTCTCATGTTAGATGGTCTGATATCAGGCGAAGGGGCATGTACAGGAA gcttttttgttgtttttgtagggCCCCCAAGCCCCCCATCGATGAAGTTGTGTCATGGCGACAATCCCTGAAAAAACTCCAGGAGTCTAAAA CAGGGCAGCTGGCCTTCAGAGAGTTCCTGAGGACAGAGTACAGCGAGGAGAACATCTTGTTCTGGCTGGCCTGTGAGGAGTACAAGACCATCACCACCAGCAATGAGATAGCTATAGCAGCCAAAAGGATCTACGCAGAGTTTGTACATGTCGACGCTCCCAGACAG ATAAACATCGACTGTGGGACCAGGCAGGAGATTACAAACAGCATGTCTCAGCCGACCCTGAGCTGCTTCGACAAGGCACAGAGACTGATATACAAGCTGATGAAAAAGGACTGTTATCCCAGATTCCTGAAATCTGAAATCTATCAAGGTCTTTTAGAACCATCAGAAGCCCGCTGA
- the LOC139410218 gene encoding regulator of G-protein signaling 21-like isoform X2 translates to MSADLQDEQTLLFRDIVIICIHYQLFPSSLSHVRWSDIRRRGMYRKAPKPPIDEVVSWRQSLKKLQESKTGQLAFREFLRTEYSEENILFWLACEEYKTITTSNEIAIAAKRIYAEFVHVDAPRQINIDCGTRQEITNSMSQPTLSCFDKAQRLIYKLMKKDCYPRFLKSEIYQGLLEPSEAR, encoded by the exons ATGAGTGCTGATCTTCAGGACGAACAAACTCTGCTTTTCAGGGATATTGTAATCATATGCATACATT ATCAGCTGTTTCCGTCATCACTCTCTCATGTTAGATGGTCTGATATCAGGCGAAGGGGCATGTACAGGAA ggCCCCCAAGCCCCCCATCGATGAAGTTGTGTCATGGCGACAATCCCTGAAAAAACTCCAGGAGTCTAAAA CAGGGCAGCTGGCCTTCAGAGAGTTCCTGAGGACAGAGTACAGCGAGGAGAACATCTTGTTCTGGCTGGCCTGTGAGGAGTACAAGACCATCACCACCAGCAATGAGATAGCTATAGCAGCCAAAAGGATCTACGCAGAGTTTGTACATGTCGACGCTCCCAGACAG ATAAACATCGACTGTGGGACCAGGCAGGAGATTACAAACAGCATGTCTCAGCCGACCCTGAGCTGCTTCGACAAGGCACAGAGACTGATATACAAGCTGATGAAAAAGGACTGTTATCCCAGATTCCTGAAATCTGAAATCTATCAAGGTCTTTTAGAACCATCAGAAGCCCGCTGA